DNA from Phocoena phocoena chromosome 1, mPhoPho1.1, whole genome shotgun sequence:
CAGAGGATGAAGAAACGGCATGAGAACCTAGAGGAGCTCCGTAACCCAGCCGAAGGATAGTTAGGGAAACATCCTACAGGAAGGGAGCCCTGGCTGATCCCCGTAGGGTGAGGAGGAGTTAGCAGAGGAAGGTGAAAGGCAGGAGCGGCACGTGCAACGGCCCCTCTTCACGGGAGAGAACCCGATGTGCGCAGGAAAGTCAGCCCCTCACCTAGTGACTGACCCTGTAGTGCAAGGAGGTCAGATTCCCCCTCTGTTGGCCATTTTTAGGACTTTCTTGGGTGTATGAACTGTGCCCCACCCCAGACTGGCTGCCCACTGAGAGAATAACATTCCCATGGTGGCTCCCTCATCAGATCAGCGGCCCTCTGAGATCAGAGGAAGGCAAGAAGGCAGGAGGCTGCCACTTGGTGAGGGACACCCACAGGGTAGGCCTAGCTTTGACCAGGCTACTGTCTCATGGCAGATATTATTATTGCCTTCCTAGAGAAGAGGGGGCAGAGGCCCAACATCATCCAGCCAGTAAGAGGTGGAAGCAGAGTCCACTCCAGGTCTGCCGGGCTCCCTGTGGCTGCCCTCGTCAGACTGGGGCTTCTGGCAGgcagagtctctctctctcatcatttCAGGGATTCCTCAGTGGGTGACATCACCCATTCCTGACTTCCGTCGTAGAGCACAGACCCAAGAACTGAGCGGGGGGGGGAACCCTCAGTGGGGTGTGGACTAATGGAGAGTCAGTTCACCCTCAGAAGGAACTCCCCATATGAACTGGAGTAAGCATCCGGTCCTACAGACCCTTCCCACAAAGCTCCAGGCGAGGGCTGACCTGTGTGCCTGAGTGTAAGGTGCCACGAAAGGGCCTGAaaaagctggagctggagctggataGGACTGGTGGAGGGTGAGGGCGGGGCAGCTGAAGGAAGAGGGACCAATCCTGGGAATAGCTGGGAGCACCTTGCCCAGtaccagccccccagccccttgACACCTCACTTATCTCATCTGTTGATAGAAGGGGTTAAATGGAGAGCCTGCCTACCAGCCAGGAGCGAATCCCCCATCTGTGGTGACCAGTGGGAAGCTCTAAGGACTCAGGTCAGgagctctgggttcaaatccccacCCTGTCACTCCTTAGCTGGGTCACCTTATAAGATACCatcccctctctgagcttcactttcctcatccatAGGAAACACAACAGTGATAAACTTTGGCCTTGGAAGGTTGATGTGAGAATTCAGAGACAGAGGTTGTGAGAGCTCAAGGCCAACTGTGGGGTGTGGGCCCTGGGGGTTATTATTAATAGCAATCCAGAAAACGGGTTTGGAAGGGGTTAAGTGGAGACCTTGCCTCCCAGCCAGGAGCGAATCAGGGCTGGCAGGGGAGGAGCCAGGCTGCCGCTAGGAAAGAGATCTAGACTGGCCAGATGCTGCCCTGAGAGGGGACGCAAGACACCAGCGGGGCTTGGGGACCATGGGGCAGGGGCTTGGCACGGGGTCCCTGGCCTCTGCACCCTGATAGCTCCAAGCCAGAGGGTGCAGGACCAGCTACTAGcgttggagggaggaggggacgaGCCGCCTGAGCCAGGacagtgggagggtgggagaggaccAGGACCCAGAGCCCTCCCAGTCCCCCAGGTAGGGGCCACTGGCTGCACTCAGGCCTTGACCTCAGCTGACTCTGAGAGCCCACATGGGATGCAGGGTCTAATTTAAGCACCAGCTGCAGGGCCCACAGCCCAGGAGTGCCTGCCAGTGGACACAGGTGTGGCCAGGCTGCTCAGGGGCTGCTCAGGCAGGGGGAGGATAGGGGAGACCAGCCCTGCTTCCACCCAGCCCTGCACCCCGGCCAAGCCGCCTCCTGTGGGAACCCTCATGGGTCCCCCATGGCCTGGCAGACGGCCCTCCTCTCCGTTGAGGCCAAGGTCAGGGGGTGCAGCCAGGAGGGCAGAAGGACACTGCCTTGCAGTCTGGACAGGGCTTGCATCAGCCTGAGCAGCGCCAGGGGAAGGGGGCCCTGCTGGGAGGGCAAAGGCTGGCTTGGTTGTCCAAAGGCCGAGGAAGCAGAGTCCTGACCGCAGGAAGGCAGGGCCAGAGAGCTGGGTCCTACCTGGCCTCCCGGTGCCTGGCCTGTGACTTGCTGTTTGATCTTACACAGGCGGCCTGCCCTCGATGGGCCGCAGTCTTCCCATCTGTATGATGAGCGTGCTGACCTAGAAGGTGGATCCCAGTCCCAGAGGCCTACACTCAGGCCCCTGCTCCTCCTGCTTCCTGCAGCCCTGGCTGTGGGTGGCCACATGCAGTCGTGGAGACGGAAGTCCCTCTGGCTGGCACTGTTGGCCTCCTGGCTCCTCGTCCTGCTGGGACTCTTCCCCCTTCTCCGCCTGGCGGTGCCCACCAGCCCCCGGGCAGGAGCCCCCCAAGGCTGGCCCCGCTGGCTGGACGCAGAGCTCCTGCAGAGTTTCGCCAAGCCTGGGGAGCTCCTGGAAGATGGCCCTCGACCTCCTCAAGCCCTCCGTGGTGGCAGCTGCAACTGGGGAGCTTGCTTTGACACCTCGAAATGCAGAGGTGGTGGCCTCAAGGTATTCGTGTACCCAGCGGCTGGACCCGTCTCTGAGACTCGCCGCAGGATCCTGGCTTCCGTCGAGGGCTCCCGCTACCACACGCTCAGCGCTGCTGAGgcctgcctcctcctcctcctcagcccGGACACCTCCACTGGAGAGCGCGACCCGGTGCCCCCGCAGTGGGATGGGGGCAGGAACCACCTGGTCCTCAGTCTCCACCCAGCCCCTTGCCCCCGGACCTTCCAGCTGGGACAGGCGATGGTGGCCGAGGCCAGTCCCACAGTGGACACCTTTCGGCCCGGCTTTGACGTGGCCCTCCCGCTTCTCCCTGAAGCCCACCCGTTGCGAGGTGGAGCACCTGGCCAGCTGCGGCAACACAGCCCCCGCCCCGGGGTGGCCCTGCTAGCCCTGGCAGAGGACGGGGGCAGGTGGCACGTGGCAGGCACTGACTTCTCTGCCTGCCCCTGGGATGGGCGCTGTGAACAGGACCGTGGACCCAAGCAGTAAGTGGAGCTTTCCCCCTTGGGGGCTGGATGGGAAGGGTATGTGATGGGAGCGAGCCCAGGGGCCAGGGTAGAGGGCAGGATTGAGATGGGCAAACTTAGGGCtcagctgcagcaggagggaaTCAGGCTAGACAGTAGAGAACACTACCACCGAGATGGTGATTTGCTGCAAGAGGTGTCCAAGGAAGGTTTTAGAATTCTTCCTTGGGGATCTTTAAAAGCATAAAACATGACTCACTcctattcttcttcttttattccaatccttccttccctaatattttatttaacatacaaCGCTatagtgtttactatgtgctaagcacgttttataaatgattaaaataaaataatactaatcTTTGTCTTTGAAGCGTTGGTGTACCAGacactaaagctcagagaggttgtgtaACTTGTCTGAGGGCACCCAGCCAGAAAGAGCACAGCCAGTATTTTAATCCAGGAttgcctggctccagagccttcAGCCTCAGAATTCTGGGGTTTAAGCAAGAGTTTATGATCAATCCTGTCAAATGCCTCAGAGCCATGGTCACAGATGGAAGCTGCTCCTTTGTCTAGTTTCCGGGATTAACCTCTCGAGGTAACAGGCTTTGGTTATAGCAAATATGAATTAAGTCAGACCTACAGAAGAATTCCTACCAGTGAGAGTGCCTGAATATATACAAGAGGCATGGGGACCCATGGGGACATGGAGAGCTCACTTAGAAACTTCTCTCTACCTGGGCTAGTGGTGGTGACACACCTCAGGTGGTAAAGCAGTTAACGCCTAAGCACCCCAACCCCTCTGCAACCCCCAGGAGGCCAGCAGTATCCAAAGTCTGGCTGGGCAGACTGGAGGTGGAACCTGTCACTCTAGAATCCTTCCATTGTCCCCTGTCTCAGGTATCTCCCTATTCTTTGCTAGAACAACATGGCTTATTCTGAGCTCCACTTCCCTCCCAGGAATTCTTCACGTGGCCAAGCTCCATTTTTGCCTCTGCTTGGGGCTTCTGGGGCTTTTCTCAGCCACAGGGCTCTTGTGGGAATGGAATCTCTCTACCTCCTGAAGGCACATGGCCTCCAGGGAGCCCCGCAGCCAGGGGTAAGAGCAGAAAGGCCCCTCAGTCCCCATGGCCCTTCTGCTAGGACCCATCCCTAGCAGGCATCCTCGACCATCACCCGAAAAGCTGCGGATCCCGTCAGGTACCTCAAACTCCAAACTCAGACAGAGCTCACCTTTGGTGACAAGGTTCTCCGCTCACCTTGCCTGGCCTTACTTTTGATTAGGCACTTAGCCATTCTTGGTTTCAGGAAGTTCTTCTTTCAGCTGACTTTAGTTACAGCTAAATGCAGTCAGTTACTGGTGAATATGAAAGTTATTTTAGTCTGAACTTCTCTGAGAAACTGAAACTTGGGGAGTGCACACAATAGGTATGTGCTCACTAAATGTTTACTGATTGAATCCAAATTGGCCAGAACTGGCCAACGTTTTCTAATAGGCGTGGGCCACCCTCTGAGTAGCAGTTTTGATAAGTGTATTTCCAAGGTGTGATGCCTGACAGCCTCTAACTGTCCTCTGAATTTCTAGCTTTTCTGTCTTTGGCCTCAACCCACCTGCAGGCAACAGGACTTGTAATCTCTGGAGTagctggagcctcagtttccctgacgTGCCAGGCAGCTGCCTGAGGAGCTAGTCAAGTATAGGGACAGAGAGAGCGGGAGGCCCACAGCCACAGGCCAGCGCCCGGAAGGTGGCCTGAATAAACAAGTGTCGACCAGAGAAAGAGGCGATTCAGGTCGCTGCCACCGTCCCACATTCACTCcgctgggggaaggggggaggggagaaagtggGCATCTGGGGAGAGCCTGCTCCGCCGCTTTACATAATTCATGGCTAATCCTCTCGAGCACCCTTCAAGGGAAGTGTTATGATCCCCATTTCAGggaacaggaaactgaggctccgagacGTGGAGGCAGCCAGCCAAGGGCCTTGGTGACAAGCTCCGCAGCTCACCACAGCCTCCCTCACTGCTCCGATCAGGCGCTcagaagcagcagagctgggattaaaCCACgcttctggctccaaagcccatatTTTTCCACCTTCGCTGAACAGTCTCATATTGCTTTAGAATAAGCCTCCGCCCgtttaaattgttatttatttatttttatgaataggGAATTCATTCACATGGTACAAAATTCCAAAGGCACAAAAGAGTATACAGTAAaaactccctcccacccctgtctCCAGCCACCCAGTTTTCCCTCCTGGAGCCAAATACCCTTTCTAGTTTCTCTTGTGTCTTTTCTGAAGTACTCCGTGTGTATATAAACATGTGTATATGCTCTCCCCtgctttggggggtttttttacataaatttaatgCATGTTTTAAGGTCCCCTGGCCTGTCGCCACTGGGCACACGAGGTGCAGTGCCTAGGGCCCCGTGATACTTTAGGGGCCCatgaaaatgttctcatttctttgaaaatcagaagaaaaaagtgaacttctaaatagaagaaaatgctttcatatataatattaGTATGTTCATTTTTATGCCAACACAGTTAtcgaatataatttttatatttttatggctgagggaCTGCAAAGGCCAAAGTACGCAGGGCACTGGAAGTCACAGTGCAGCCCTGCCTGTGGCCATGGGTGGAGTCACCTTGGACACTGAGGCCCCAAGtccatgccaggcactttacagGGTCACAGATCATCAGCAATCACGACGAGATCCATCCCttctacaacacacacacacacacacacacacacacacacacacacacacacggaagtgCTCGTCTAGCCTCTGATGGGGAACTCACCACCTCCCAAGGCCACCCACTGGCTATTCTCAGCCAGCTCCATTACTAGAATTTGTGCCGAAACTGACCTTTCAGACATTTAGTCCATCGGTCCTGGGTCTCTCCTCGGTTGCACGctgagcattcattcatttagcccCCACTGAGTGCCCATACTCTGCCAGGTGCCCtgctaggccctggggatacTGGATGAGGGAGGCACAGCCCCAGCCCTCAAGTAGCTTAGTCTTATTAGAGAGACAGACAAGTCACTGGTGTGACACACATTGTTAAACAGAGAGAGGGTGGGCAAGCTGCCTGCCCGGCTCCTCTACTTCAGAGCTGTGTGACCActttaggcctcagtttcctcatctgtaaaatggaatattaacagCACATACCTCCCatctcacagggttgctgtgagaatgaCGCGAGTCAATGCATGTAAAGCGTCTAGAACAAAGGATATGCTCAGTAAAGGTTAGCCTGGCTCGTTACTACTGCAGTGCACATAAGGGctgtgggagcagagaggagggagccATCTCTGGAGAGACCAAGGAAAGCTTCCCAGAGGAGGCGATATTTGAACTTTATACATTAAGATCAAGTAGGAGGAATTCTTCGGGCTGCAAGGCAGGAAGGGGTGCTCCAGGCTGAGAGAGAAGGAGGTACAAAgacacagagggaacagcagacGTTAACGAGGACTGACTGATACAGTTTATTCAGCAGGCTCTCTGGCTCTGGGTTCTCTGAAGCCTTAAACTTAAGGGTTTTCAGTCCCTTAGGGCTTtactgggggaggaggagagggctgTGGCTGGCTGGTGCCATGGCTCTCAATGAGGTGGAGGGTGTCCCGTTTTTAACTTGTAGCTTTTTCCAGAAGAAGCCTGGCAGGACACCTGAGCATCGGGCAAAGAAGGCTGGGTCCTCGGGGAGACCCCTGGGCAGCAGGTCTGGAGTGGTTCAGATAACCTGGGGCCAGGAGTTAGCACACCTTGGTTCTAGTTCCAGCTCTGCCCCAGCCCTTTCTGAGAACCTGAGCCAGTCCTTGggtctctctgagactcagtctccccatctgtgcaATGAGGGTTGGTCCAGAGGCTAAGTACTCCTAGGATTGCTTCTTGAAGGTTCAGACTCAGGACCAGATAGACTGTAGCTGAGGAGGGTCCTGGAACCCTCTAGGCCCTATTCAACAGTCCCACTCTGAGCAGGCCTGTGAGCCCTGGagtcctgcacacacacacacacacacacacacacacacacacaccgtagCCAGGTCATGGGCACTCCTTCCCTGGCTGGGCAGCTCCTGGGTGGTGGCTCTGAGGAGGCTGTGACTcctacccctccccccaacagGCACACACAGCCTGAGTGTGGccctggggctggtggggggaggtgggaggaacaGAGGAGGCCTGTCCTCTGGGCAAGGGGGCCTCTGGGCAGGAGCGGCTTCCTGTGTGGTTCCAGGCTGGGGGCCCAGCCCACCTCCTGACAGAAGAGCTTTTCACGGGCCTGGGCTCTGAGGACGGGGAGAGGGCAGGGCATGGAGGCCACTCAGGTGAGGGCCACCCAGAAGTCTGCATGAGTCCAAGAGGTGGGAGGGCAAACGCATGCTTGCCCAAGTCAGACCAGCCTTGGAAACGTCAGCTCCCACCACCTCCCATTTTGCAAACGAGGGAACCAAGGTCCTAAGAAGAGAAGGGAGGTGTCTAATACCACCAAGGGCAGCGGCAGAGCTAGAGCTGCTACCCCAGCTGTGGGCGAGGGGCAGTGTATGGCTGGGCGTGTGCAAGAGTGTCTGTTACCATATGAGAACATGGTGGTGGGTTTGTACATTGTGAATTTGGGATTGTTAGTGTGGAGGGCTGGGGGGCCATCAGGGGAGTCAGGGGGTTGAGGGGCAGCTGTCTCAGGTCTCCTGGGTGCAGGGCCCCCTCCTGTGCTCCTTAGGACCCACCCTGGGGCAACGCTACCTAACGCCACCTTCTGCCTCATCCCTGGCCGCGGTCCTGATGTCTTACACTTCCTTCAAGCCCTGCAGGTACAACCCGACTTGGGCATCCCCCATCCCTGTCCCCCTACACTCCTGAGCTGGAAGGGCAGTCTGGGCCCAGGCCAATGGGAAGGGCCGGTGAGCTGCCCACTCCTTTACTCTGGGACTCAGATGTGCCTACAGCCATATTCACTGCACCCTCTGAAGAACACCCCCCCCTCTGtattttctctcctctgtatCCCTTGCCCCCAATGCAGAAGTTGCTGACgtggaaaagggaggaggggtGAGTGTGTGCAGGGTGGGACTGGGCTCCCCAGTGACCTCCCTACCCCCCAGGCTGGCTGCATCCCTGTGCTTCTCAGCCCTCGCTGGGAGCTGCCCTTCTCTGAGGTCATCGATTGGACCAAGGCGGCCATTGTAGCTGACGAGAGGCTCCCACTTCAGGTAGTTCAGGGCCCTACCAATGGGGTGGGGACTAGACCCGGGACATGGGAGGACCCCGGGATCCCGGCCCCCAGGCTGGTCTCGGTCCTCATTCTTATCCCCCATCTGTGTATATTGATGATTTTGCGCCCAGCCCCAAGCCTCTGGGGTTCTGAGAGCAAGAACTCAGCctctttcagcctcagtttccccatctgtacaatgggataaGTTAGACCAGATGATCTCCATGGGCTCAACCCCACTGGTCCATGACTGATTAAATACCTAGTTTAAAGGAAAGTCACAAAAAATCCAAAATCTGAATGCCTACATGGAGCTTGGGGTGGGGAAGCAAAATGCAGAGTGACTTTTCCATCTGATGAAACTCATTTTGCCCAGCTCTGAAAAACATATGCATGGGCCTTGAATCCCCTGAGAGGTGAGAATGGTGTAAGAAGTTAACAGGAATAGCCTCCATTCACTGAGCCTCTACAATGTGCTAAGCCCTTAATATGTATCATCtagtttaatcttcacaaccaccctaCGAGGCAAGTACCATTAttgttcccactttacagatgaggaaacagactcagacggATTAAGTGCCTCATCCACAGTCACACAGTTACTAAGTGGCATTTAAACTCAGCTCTGTGTGACCCTTGAGCTCTTAATTGCTAAGTTACCTAGGATTTTGCCAAGGCTGGCAGCTGCCAACCCACCTGGAGAAATGTGGGGAGCGGGCTTCTGCTTCCCAGACCTCCAACCTAGGTTGTCCCCACCCCAGGGTGAGTCAGGGCCTGCCAGGGCCCCATGCCTTCTCCTTTGCTCCCTCTGTGCCCCAGGTCCTGACTGCCCTCCAGGAGATGCCCCTCACACGGGTCCTTGCCCTGCGTCAGCAGACCCAGTTTCTATGGGATGCCTACTTCTCCTCGGTGGAGAAGGTCATCCATACCACTCTGGAGGTGAGGGGGATTCACCTGATGGGGGCTCTGGTGTTTGGGTCTGCCTCATCCCTGCCCCTCTCCATGCCCCTCTCTTCCGACACCTCCTCTGCCCTGGTGTTTGGGCTTCCCCCTTGAAGATGCTTCTGGGATGAATCAGAGACCTGGCTCGGAGCTCTTGGATGAGTTCCTTCTCCagtcttggcctcagtttccccatctgtagcaGACAGATTTCAAAGCATGTGCCAACTCCAGCTGATGGGCATTGGTTGCCTGGGGCATATGTTGGGA
Protein-coding regions in this window:
- the EXTL1 gene encoding exostosin-like 1, producing the protein MQSWRRKSLWLALLASWLLVLLGLFPLLRLAVPTSPRAGAPQGWPRWLDAELLQSFAKPGELLEDGPRPPQALRGGSCNWGACFDTSKCRGGGLKVFVYPAAGPVSETRRRILASVEGSRYHTLSAAEACLLLLLSPDTSTGERDPVPPQWDGGRNHLVLSLHPAPCPRTFQLGQAMVAEASPTVDTFRPGFDVALPLLPEAHPLRGGAPGQLRQHSPRPGVALLALAEDGGRWHVAGTDFSACPWDGRCEQDRGPKQTHPGATLPNATFCLIPGRGPDVLHFLQALQAGCIPVLLSPRWELPFSEVIDWTKAAIVADERLPLQVLTALQEMPLTRVLALRQQTQFLWDAYFSSVEKVIHTTLEIIQDRIFGPSAHPSLLWNSPPGAILALPTFSPSPSDFPFYHLQQGSRPLGRFSALIWVGALGQPPLKLIQAVAGSEHCAQILVLWSSEKPPPTRWPKTAVPLTVIDGHRKVSDRFFPYSAISSDAILSLDAHSSLSTSEVDFAFVVWQSFPERMVGFLTWSHFWDEARGGWGYTAKRTNEFSMVLTSAAFYHRYYHTLFTHALPKALRTLADEAPTCVDVLMNFLVASVTKLPPIKVPYGMWHQEARPPPLEPGGPGLRQEPQPAAQNCINQMAAGFGHMPLVSSRLRLDPVLFKDPVSVLRKKYRSLEKP